TGAGAAGACTTTTATTAAGTGGAGTTACTATATTAGACTGGAGATAAAGATGCGAGATTTAGAGTTACATAAATTAACTTTGAATTATGAAAAAGCACCACTGAAACTTCAGTTGCAACAATAGGAGATGACTATTATGTTAAATTTTTCGGTAAAAAATTAGGAGTTGCAGTTATTCGATTTGTATGGGATTCAACCCCATCTAGTTGGGCTGTATTAAATTCTGACAATGATGGCGTAACCGATAGAAATGAAACTTTTTCTGATACAGAATATATAGGCTTAGGTCCACTAATTGAAAATGATCCACTTTTAGATGTACCGGATCTCGTAGTAAATAATACTATAACAGTATTTCCAAACCCAGTTGACTCTGGTCAAACAATTAATTTTAAAAGTTTAGAAAATTATAATAATCTTGAAGTTGTTGTATATGATATTACTCGAAAAGTAATTAACTCTCAGAAAAAGGGGAATAAATTAAACCTAAAAAACGCAAAATCTGGTATGTATTTTATCAAATTATTTCTTAAAGATAAAAACATATTTATTACAAAAAAGTTAGTGTTTAAATAAAACTAATTTCAAAACGAATACAGTTTTTGATGCAATTCTAAACCCAAAAACTGTATTTATTTTATCAGTAATTAACTTTATATATAGGTTTAATTATGTTTCAATTGGCAAGCGCAAACTCTTTACAGTTCAAACCTCTTTTATATAAATAAAAATATTTAATAAATACTATTCTACTATCACTTTATAAGCAACACCTGCTTGTCTAATTATATACATCCCTTTCTTTGGGTTAGACAATTTAGCTTGATTTCCAGTTCCTTCATCTAGTTTTCTACCTGACATAGAATAGATCGACCAAGGTTCAGAATTCTTTAAATTAAACGACCCATCTTTACTTGGATTAGGATACACCTTGAATCTGTTTTCTAAAATATCAGGTTGACTATTCGTACTTAAAATACTTTCATTAGCAATAGCAGCATAATACACTTTTAATCTATTAATAGCTTCTGAACACTGCATTGGTGTACCGTATATCATAAAAACCTCAGATCTATAAGATTCATAAATCTCTCCTATTAATGCTGTTGGGTTTATTAAATAAGCTGGTTTGTCATTAAATCCTACTAAAGACATTCCTGCCTCGCTAGAACGAATTCTATTATCATTTACTCCTACTTCAGATTGTAAAGATCTGTTTTGCTGATAAGCTATTATAGTCTTATCCGCTTTATTTCTACATACTATAGAATTAATATTAATATCTGACAGTGGCCTAAACAAGGCAAATGCCTTTACTGTAGACGAAGTAGCACTAGTTTCATCAGAAAGTATAATTGCTTGATCTGATTGTTGTCTATTTAGTTTAAGTGCTTTTTTATCAATTCTATCTTCTCTTTCCCAAGAAGCATTTCTAAAAAACCTATATCTTGGATCCCATTGTGATCTATCGTACCTAGCATTATAAGGACAACTAAGTCTTGTCATATCTTGATATGTAGTTACATAATTATTATTTTTCTTATATTCATTTGGAATTTCATTTGTACTAGCTCCCAAAATATCCGTATTTAAAATAGGAAGTACTTCTCCCGAATTTCTGTCAGTAAACTCTCCAAAACGAAATTGCTCTAAACTATGGTCTGGATTTCTTCTATATTGTATTTCATAATAATGCCTAACTACAGAAGCTGCTCCTAAATCTAGTCCATCGTCATTTAAAAGGTAATTTTCATATTCGCCATAATAAACAAAAGGAGAACCTACTTCATCTGTATGCGTAATAGAATCATCTTCCACAAGTTCGTCTTGATCACTATCTCCATTATCCTCCTGGTAAGAGTACGTTAAATTCCTTACCCCACCTAGTCCATCAGCTCCTTGTTCATTTTCAGTAAAGTCATATTGTCCATCTGCTTTCCAAAGGGCCATTCTAAAAGGGCCTACTGTCAATTTTGTATTAACTGTTGTTCCATTTGGTACAATTTCTAAAGTTCCATTGTCATTTTGTCCCTTAACAGAAGTTATGATATTACCTACTCTTTTATTAAAACCAGCTTGAGTCGGGTTATATTTATCTTGATGAGCAGCATCACGCATAGTAGCTTGCACAGCACGTCCATAAAGATCTGCTTTCTCTCCTACAATATCGCCTTGGCTTGGTATTACTATACTATTAATTACCCCTCCTGCATTTGATGTAATACCTATTTGGAAATTATTAACTCCATTAACATCTAACTTATGCGTTGTTTCTCTATGATCATCGGTAATAAGAACTATATTTTGTGGCGGTATATCTGTCTTTTGGGCATAACTATTAAAGAATGCTGATAACGCTACAATAGCAATTTTTATAGTTTTAATCATAATAATTTTATTGATTTATTAGTACATCCTTAACAAACAATATTAACCTAATATTAAGAGTTTCCCATCCTGCTACTTCACGTCTAAAGTTCTATATCAGTTAATTGACTATTACATAAACAAAACAGATATAATTCTTGAAAACTAAATTCATATCTAAAGCTCTGTTTAAAATCTGAGCAGAAATAATAGGATATTAGTCTAATATTGAATGTCGATATTTGATAGTAAAAACAAAAACAGTTGAACCTTTATAAACTACTACTTTTTAGTTCTTGCATGTTTATAAACACTTAATGTCTTTTTTAATTCTTTATACACGTTTCTCTCCTGCGTACTTAAGTTTTCTAAAGGAAGTGGTCTCTGCTCATAAAAATCATTTTTTACATTATAAAACTTACCTGTTGCATATAATTTATACTCTTTATTCCTTGCAAATTCTTTCAATCTTTTTAAGTCACCGTGTCCTGAAAACCAACTATAAATAGATTTTTTAGGATTTCCTTTTTTGTCCAAAAGTTGGGGAAGAAAACTAACACCATCAACAGGTATAATTGAAGGAACATCAGCATTCGCAATCTCACAAATTGTAGGTAATACATCGCTAAAATCAATCAAGTCAGAATTTTTAGTATTCGCCTTTATTTTACCATCCCAACGTGCTACAAATGGTACATGAGTTCCGTTATCTGTAGTTCTAGTTTTTCCTCCAGGATATTCTTTGTCATTAAACATGGATACAATCAGTTTTTCAGTTCCGTTATCACCTGTAAAAATTATAATTGTATTTTCACTAATCCCTAAGTTTTCAACTTTAGCAACAATTTTCCCCACTATTCCATCCATATATGCAACCATATCTGCAAAATATTTAGGATCTCCCTTATTGATTAAAGACCCCATACTTTTTGGATCCCAATCTTTAGAATCTGGAGTAGGAACAAAAGGATAATGTGCTAAAAGCATTGGATAATAAGCGAAAAATTGTTCTTTTTTATTCTCTTCAATAAAATCACAAATAAAGTCACTAACAATATCAGGGCCAAATTCCCCATTGATAAAATGCTGTACTTTATTGTTAATTTGAAGAACCGGATTTGAAAATCTAGTATCATGTCTCAAACTATCAAATCTTTGTCGAGATTGCTGCCAAAGACAAGATGTATCAAATCCAAAATGTTGCGGAGAATCTTCTTCTTTTCCTAATTGCCATTTTCCAGCAATAGCTGTTTTATACCCTGCCTTTTTTAAAAGATTCCCAAAACTTACCTGACGCCTATCTAATTCTGCAAAACGTGTATAATTTCTAACATTATATTGACCTGTCATAATTTGTACTCGAGAAGGAGTACAAACTGGTTGAGAATGGCAATTTTCAAATTGAATACCTTGCATAGCAAGTTTGTTTATATGAGGAGTTTTATAAGAAGTCCCTCCATAGGCTTCAATACATTCCATCCC
The window above is part of the Algibacter sp. L3A6 genome. Proteins encoded here:
- a CDS encoding T9SS type A sorting domain-containing protein, producing MTVFPNPVDSGQTINFKSLENYNNLEVVVYDITRKVINSQKKGNKLNLKNAKSGMYFIKLFLKDKNIFITKKLVFK
- a CDS encoding T9SS type A sorting domain-containing protein; translation: MQATMRDAAHQDKYNPTQAGFNKRVGNIITSVKGQNDNGTLEIVPNGTTVNTKLTVGPFRMALWKADGQYDFTENEQGADGLGGVRNLTYSYQEDNGDSDQDELVEDDSITHTDEVGSPFVYYGEYENYLLNDDGLDLGAASVVRHYYEIQYRRNPDHSLEQFRFGEFTDRNSGEVLPILNTDILGASTNEIPNEYKKNNNYVTTYQDMTRLSCPYNARYDRSQWDPRYRFFRNASWEREDRIDKKALKLNRQQSDQAIILSDETSATSSTVKAFALFRPLSDININSIVCRNKADKTIIAYQQNRSLQSEVGVNDNRIRSSEAGMSLVGFNDKPAYLINPTALIGEIYESYRSEVFMIYGTPMQCSEAINRLKVYYAAIANESILSTNSQPDILENRFKVYPNPSKDGSFNLKNSEPWSIYSMSGRKLDEGTGNQAKLSNPKKGMYIIRQAGVAYKVIVE
- a CDS encoding sulfatase-like hydrolase/transferase gives rise to the protein MKVNKRRVLRFAINGVMVFLISLLSINAQGTSPNIVLIMADDLGMECIEAYGGTSYKTPHINKLAMQGIQFENCHSQPVCTPSRVQIMTGQYNVRNYTRFAELDRRQVSFGNLLKKAGYKTAIAGKWQLGKEEDSPQHFGFDTSCLWQQSRQRFDSLRHDTRFSNPVLQINNKVQHFINGEFGPDIVSDFICDFIEENKKEQFFAYYPMLLAHYPFVPTPDSKDWDPKSMGSLINKGDPKYFADMVAYMDGIVGKIVAKVENLGISENTIIIFTGDNGTEKLIVSMFNDKEYPGGKTRTTDNGTHVPFVARWDGKIKANTKNSDLIDFSDVLPTICEIANADVPSIIPVDGVSFLPQLLDKKGNPKKSIYSWFSGHGDLKRLKEFARNKEYKLYATGKFYNVKNDFYEQRPLPLENLSTQERNVYKELKKTLSVYKHARTKK